A single region of the Microtus ochrogaster isolate Prairie Vole_2 chromosome 2, MicOch1.0, whole genome shotgun sequence genome encodes:
- the Ccl24 gene encoding C-C motif chemokine 24, with the protein MAGSTTVIASLLLLVACMGYIFPTDSATIPSSCCMSFVSKKIPRHRVVSYQLANGSVCPKAGVIFITKKGQKFCGDPKLPWVQRYIKNLDAKKKPPSSRVKALGTRFSIQSLRGNSTEV; encoded by the exons ATGGCAGGCTCCACCACCGTCATCGCCAGCCTTCTTCTCCTGGTAGCTTGCATGGGCTACATCTTCCCTACAG ACTCTGCGACCATCCCCTCTTCTTGCTGCATGTCCTTTGTTTCCAAGAAAATTCCACGACACCGAGTGGTTAGCTACCAGTTGGCCAATGGCAGCGTCTGCCCCAAGGCAGGGGTGAT CTTCATCACCAAGAAAGGGCAAAAGTTCTGTGGTGACCCCAAGTTGCCCTGGGTCCAGAGGTACATCAAGAACCTGGATGCCAAGAAAAAGCCACCCTCTTCGCGTGTCAAAGCCCTGGGCACCAGGTTTTCCATCCAGAGTCTCCGTGGCAATAGCACGGAGGTTTAG